In Ipomoea triloba cultivar NCNSP0323 chromosome 7, ASM357664v1, a single genomic region encodes these proteins:
- the LOC116024104 gene encoding uncharacterized protein LOC116024104 — protein MPPRRNMPTSSNENVSAIDRMAQAMERMAEFMMAQQTQNQNQGQPRVDYAKWIRTFDKLLNAVDCPANQRVPSAVYYLTKAADNWWTSEGPDLLQDPEFGWEEFKEELRGQFYTERIRGIKCEEFLRLKQKGATIEEYHDQYVELMRFAQEIVPNEASKARRFVRGLDWDVRRAIAPFMCSTLKEAYDRASDHYQVYLDQQEVYGRNKRKADDKSQKSALGNKRVNQGGSNLISGRGRERINEGNRFTCSRCGRNHPGVNCQGVRIKCFTCGLSGHKSFECQSRVDSPQKLLQNVNQGRRFNGNTGQRPAEIGNRMANSQSTNPGGPTNVASGSNHKGKQVMGESSTGNQGRIYVVNSTQAQANDAVTD, from the exons ATGCCTCCAAGACGCAACATGCCTACCAGTAGCAACGAGAACGTCTCTGCAATTGATCGTATGGCCCAAGCGATGGAGcgaatggctgagttcatgatggctcagcaaacCCAGAACCAGAACCAAGGACAACCACGAGTCGATTATGCGAAG TGGATCCGGACGTTTGACAAACTGCTCAACGCAGTGGATTGCCCTGCAAATCAACGAGTACCTTCCGCGGTCTATTATTTAACGAAAgctgcagacaactggtggacaTCAGAAGGACCTGATCTTCTACAAGACCCAgagtttggttgggaagaattcaaggaggAACTGAGGGGACAGTTCTACACCGAGCGTATTAGAGGGATTAAATGCGAGGAATTTCTACGGCTAAAACAGAAGGGAGCAACAATCGAAGAATATCATGACCAGTACGTGGAACTGATGCGTTTCGCTCAGGAGATTGTACCTAATGAGGCAAGTAAGGCACGAAGGTTTGTTCGAGGATTGGACTGGGATGTAAGGAGGGCGATTGcgccattcatgtgctctaccttgAAGGAGGCGTACGATAGAGCCTCGGACCATTACCAGGTGTACCTAGATCAACAAGAAGTTTATGGCCGAAATAAAAGAAAGGCCGATGACAAGTCACAGAAATCCGCACTGGGAAACAAGAGAGTGAACCAAGGTGGCTCCAACCTAATATCAGGAAGAGGAAGGGAAAGAATTAACGAAGGAAACCGTTTTACTTGTTCAAGATGTGGAAGGAATCATCCAGGAGTGAATTGCCAAGGAGTGAGGATTAAGTGCTTCACATGCGGTCTTTCTGGGCACAAGTCCTTTGAGTGCCAGAGTCGGGTAGACAGTCCTCAAAAACTCCTACAGAACGTGAACCAAGGGAGAAGATTTAATGGGAATACTGGTCAGAGACCCGCAGAGATAGGAAACAGAATGGCCAACTCTCAGTCAACAAATCCGGGAGGACCAACAAACGTCGCATCTGGTTCCAACCACAAAGGGAAgcaagtgatgggagaaagTAGCACGGGAAACCAAGGCAgaatttacgtcgtcaatagcactCAGGCCCAGGCTAacgacgccgtaactg ACTGA